One Spinacia oleracea cultivar Varoflay chromosome 4, BTI_SOV_V1, whole genome shotgun sequence DNA segment encodes these proteins:
- the LOC130472056 gene encoding vacuolar iron transporter homolog 1-like, protein MEQKQYVDTIIKVETALPKTNKDKQSQHRIEQAEDDELDYSKQAQWLRTMVLETNDGLISTASLMIGVGVINKHHVKDVIILCGLAGILVGAFITAVGEFFSVISPRMEIQKGLVHPLHVAISLALAFSIGGMIPLIVVGLFIKGYIVRLGAVPGALSVGLAVFGWLGAFLGGASWFRAGLRVLLFSWVAMTITLGLVVPQW, encoded by the coding sequence ATGGAACAAAAACAATATGTTGATACAATCATCAAGGTTGAAACAGCCCTGCCCAAAACTAACAAGGACAAACAGAGCCAACATCGCATCGAGCAAGCAGAAGATGATGAACTTGACTACTCAAAACAAGCCCAATGGCTTCGAACCATGGTCCTAGAGACCAACGACGGACTTATTTCTACTGCATCACTCATGATAGGTGTGGGTGTGATCAATAAACATCATGTAAAGGACGTAATCATCCTTTGCGGATTAGCAGGTATCCTTGTTGGGGCTTTTATCACAGCTGTGGGTGAGTTTTTCTCTGTTATTAGCCCAAGGATGGAGATTCAGAAAGGGTTAGTGCATCCTCTACATGTTGCAATATCCTTAGCCCTTGCCTTTTCGATTGGCGGCATGATACCGCTAATTGTGGTAGGTTTGTTTATCAAGGGTTATATTGTTAGGCTTGGAGCTGTTCCAGGGGCATTGAGTGTGGGATTGGCGGTGTTCGGGTGGTTAGGGGCATTTTTGGGTGGTGCGTCTTGGTTTAGAGCTGGTCTCAGGGTTTTATTGTT